One window from the genome of Hyalangium ruber encodes:
- a CDS encoding RNA polymerase sigma factor, giving the protein MYRRFAPAINRRALGMLQDPAEAHDVMQDTFLAYMGNEASLRGEADVFTVLYQIATYKAVDRLRRKSRWSGVLGSLDVKEEEDSNLPGAWAQSSNEGGMTRVEALRDLALLTQDEEPRTLTAAVLYFVEGHTQEEVARILGFEDRKHVSHLLRDFAARARERGARLGKRGTS; this is encoded by the coding sequence TTGTATCGGCGCTTCGCCCCCGCCATCAACCGGCGCGCCCTGGGCATGCTCCAGGACCCTGCCGAGGCCCATGACGTGATGCAGGACACCTTCCTCGCCTACATGGGCAACGAGGCCTCCCTGAGAGGAGAGGCCGATGTCTTCACCGTGCTCTACCAGATCGCCACCTACAAGGCCGTGGACCGCCTGCGCCGCAAGTCGCGCTGGTCCGGCGTCCTCGGCTCGCTCGACGTGAAGGAGGAGGAGGACTCCAACCTCCCGGGCGCGTGGGCGCAGTCCTCGAACGAGGGAGGCATGACGCGCGTGGAGGCGCTCCGGGACCTGGCCCTGCTGACCCAGGACGAGGAGCCGCGCACGCTCACCGCCGCCGTCCTCTACTTCGTCGAGGGCCACACCCAGGAGGAGGTGGCGAGGATTCTCGGCTTCGAGGACCGCAAGCACGTCTCCCACCTGCTGCGTGACTTCGCCGCGAGGGCCCGCGAGCGCGGCGCCCGGCTCGGCAAGCGAGGGACGTCATGA
- a CDS encoding GNAT family N-acetyltransferase → MSETDVVGRVRIREARPEDDGIIGELLVEAYVTQYAQKLPEVVYTEERKRTLRDVASKRAVATVLVAEVDGEVVGTVALFPPGAPDSEAWTPNTADLRHLATAVRYHGQGLSRPLMDAVEALARQWGVDAVALHVRRGAQGVARMYQRRGYVRTPEGDLDMPTVFLEAYLLRLKG, encoded by the coding sequence ATGAGCGAGACGGACGTGGTGGGCCGGGTGCGCATCCGCGAGGCACGCCCGGAGGATGACGGCATCATCGGCGAGCTGCTCGTCGAGGCGTACGTGACGCAATACGCCCAGAAGCTGCCGGAGGTGGTCTACACCGAGGAGCGCAAGCGCACGCTTCGGGACGTGGCGAGCAAGCGCGCGGTGGCCACGGTGCTGGTAGCGGAGGTGGACGGGGAGGTGGTGGGCACGGTGGCGCTCTTTCCGCCAGGGGCACCGGACTCGGAGGCGTGGACGCCGAACACCGCGGACCTGCGGCACCTGGCCACGGCGGTGCGCTACCACGGGCAGGGCCTGTCTCGCCCGCTGATGGACGCGGTGGAGGCACTCGCGCGCCAGTGGGGCGTGGACGCGGTGGCGCTGCACGTGCGCCGGGGGGCGCAGGGCGTGGCGCGCATGTACCAGCGGCGCGGCTATGTGCGCACGCCCGAGGGAGACCTGGATATGCCCACGGTGTTCCTGGAAGCCTACCTGCTGCGGCTGAAGGGCTGA
- a CDS encoding iron-containing redox enzyme family protein: MNTRTQTQTGWTDMLEQEARTLLEELDAQPEARRLFHGTIDTEGYTAWLAQTYHYVRWTTPLLERAGRRMKRLGQHPALAELLLHKAAEERGHERWLLADLKNLGRNPEEVERTEPCPAVVAYVAWNRFTSEAGSPTAFLGTAYVLEYLSVYRAGAAVEQLLERGAIPNIHKAVTFLRGHAGEDISHVAELNTVLLALTEPSEQAAILLSARATRALYLGLFPGESAR; this comes from the coding sequence ATGAACACGCGGACGCAGACGCAGACGGGCTGGACGGACATGCTGGAGCAGGAGGCGCGCACGCTGCTGGAGGAGCTGGATGCCCAGCCGGAGGCGCGACGCCTCTTCCACGGCACCATCGACACGGAGGGCTACACGGCCTGGCTGGCCCAGACGTACCACTACGTGCGGTGGACGACGCCGCTGCTGGAGCGCGCGGGCCGGAGGATGAAGCGGCTGGGGCAGCACCCGGCGCTGGCCGAGCTGCTCTTGCACAAGGCGGCGGAGGAGCGAGGCCACGAGCGGTGGCTGCTGGCGGACCTGAAGAACCTCGGGAGGAACCCCGAGGAGGTAGAGCGCACCGAGCCGTGCCCCGCGGTGGTCGCCTACGTGGCGTGGAACCGCTTCACCTCGGAGGCCGGCTCGCCCACCGCCTTCCTCGGCACGGCGTATGTGTTGGAGTACCTCTCCGTGTACCGCGCGGGCGCGGCGGTGGAGCAGCTGCTCGAGCGCGGCGCCATTCCCAACATCCACAAGGCCGTCACCTTCCTGCGCGGGCACGCGGGAGAGGACATCTCCCACGTGGCCGAGCTCAACACGGTGCTGCTCGCGCTCACCGAGCCGAGCGAGCAGGCGGCCATCCTGCTCTCGGCCCGCGCCACGCGCGCGCTCTACCTGGGCCTCTTCCCAGGCGAGAGCGCCCGGTAG
- a CDS encoding GNAT family N-acetyltransferase, which yields MTTLYCHVATTQRQLDDALRVRWAVFGEELRLIDGPGPAVPREVNCFDTLETTVHLVVYADHQPVATTRLLLPNSEVAHAMDGRLGIDLEQKLDLSGVGGPGLCFAESTRFCILKPWRNSEVLLRLQAGLYQESWRRGVTHWIASANTETDSVEDVHVLYRVAAHQGLVSHRWRVLGRASSKPPAIATAPLYTPAERARARHGLLEGLRLPRTLSLFAHKMGARFIGEPIYDAHFRRFSMPLVAALAEIPSSTLTMFSAVESGAHSAV from the coding sequence ATGACGACCCTGTATTGCCATGTCGCCACCACACAGCGCCAGTTGGACGACGCCCTGCGCGTCCGCTGGGCTGTCTTCGGAGAGGAGTTGCGCCTCATCGATGGACCGGGGCCCGCCGTGCCCCGGGAGGTGAACTGCTTCGACACCCTGGAGACGACTGTGCATCTCGTCGTCTACGCGGACCATCAGCCGGTGGCCACCACGCGCCTCTTGCTGCCCAACTCCGAGGTGGCCCACGCCATGGATGGGCGGTTGGGCATCGACCTGGAGCAGAAGCTCGACCTGTCGGGCGTGGGAGGTCCCGGCCTCTGCTTCGCGGAGAGCACCCGCTTCTGCATCCTCAAGCCGTGGCGCAACTCGGAGGTGCTCTTGCGCTTGCAGGCCGGCCTCTACCAGGAGAGCTGGCGCCGGGGCGTGACGCATTGGATTGCCTCCGCCAACACGGAGACGGACTCGGTCGAGGATGTACACGTGCTCTACCGGGTGGCAGCCCACCAGGGACTGGTGAGCCACCGCTGGAGAGTCCTGGGTCGCGCCTCCTCGAAGCCTCCCGCCATCGCCACCGCGCCCCTCTACACGCCCGCGGAGCGGGCCCGCGCCCGGCACGGGCTGCTCGAGGGCCTGCGGCTGCCTCGGACGCTCTCGCTGTTCGCCCACAAGATGGGCGCGCGCTTCATCGGCGAGCCGATCTACGACGCGCACTTCCGCCGCTTCTCGATGCCGCTGGTCGCCGCGCTGGCTGAGATTCCGAGCAGCACCCTGACGATGTTCTCCGCCGTGGAGTCGGGCGCGCACTCCGCCGTCTGA
- a CDS encoding serine/threonine-protein kinase translates to MPRHLAWATGSEGRGEATMGTYRLIQKLATGGMAEVFLGKVVGVEGFEKPVAIKRILPAYAQDSAFVELFLREARLSVVLQHANLVQVLDLGISQGQYHMVLEFVDGENLRALLAAARSRRACLGLREVCLIVQQVADALAHAHSRTDAFGASLDIVHRDINPSNVMVSRNGEVKLTDFGIAGLTHASLGARAGALRGKIRYLSPEQARSEPVDQRSDLFLLGLLLYELLAGRQLLDGTERQVLHQLGSFNERTLEPIPGVPTALWLILTRALSASLDNRFSTAREFSEALQDFLFHHRLRVSQYDIASLFARLLPERRSPLEQLHRTAGEELCLNESAPRARPVFPPGLRLRQPAPSLSAPERGAERMVFADDLLHALSEQTGLPHITEEKLQRMPVPEELIRVVPLALCERLCAVPLMQWGQALYCAVLDARDQPVLEALRQASRSGTAYGMFATESAIRRAIRRFYGLPENEAGTLEPSLLRERLLRLTEGQ, encoded by the coding sequence TTGCCCCGCCATCTGGCGTGGGCCACGGGCTCCGAAGGCAGGGGCGAGGCCACCATGGGCACCTACCGACTCATCCAGAAGCTGGCCACGGGGGGCATGGCCGAGGTCTTCCTGGGCAAGGTGGTGGGTGTCGAAGGCTTCGAGAAGCCCGTGGCCATCAAGCGCATCCTGCCCGCCTACGCCCAGGACTCCGCCTTCGTGGAGCTCTTCCTGCGCGAGGCGCGGCTGTCGGTGGTGCTCCAGCACGCGAACCTGGTGCAGGTGCTGGACCTGGGCATCAGCCAAGGCCAGTACCACATGGTCCTGGAGTTCGTGGATGGAGAGAACCTGCGCGCGCTGCTCGCGGCCGCACGCTCGCGCAGGGCCTGCCTGGGGCTGCGAGAAGTGTGCCTCATCGTCCAGCAGGTGGCGGACGCGCTGGCCCATGCGCATTCCCGCACGGATGCGTTCGGCGCTTCGCTCGACATCGTCCATCGGGACATCAACCCTTCCAACGTCATGGTGAGCCGCAATGGCGAGGTGAAGCTCACCGACTTTGGCATCGCCGGCCTCACCCACGCGTCCCTCGGCGCACGCGCTGGAGCCCTGCGGGGAAAGATCCGCTATCTGTCGCCCGAACAGGCACGGAGCGAGCCAGTGGATCAGCGAAGCGACTTGTTCCTGCTGGGGCTGCTGCTCTACGAACTGCTCGCCGGCAGGCAGTTGTTGGACGGCACGGAGCGGCAGGTCCTTCACCAGCTGGGCAGCTTCAACGAACGGACCCTGGAACCCATCCCTGGAGTGCCGACGGCACTGTGGCTCATCCTCACACGCGCCCTGAGCGCCTCGCTCGACAACCGTTTCAGCACCGCTCGGGAGTTCTCCGAGGCGCTGCAGGACTTCCTCTTCCATCACCGCCTCCGGGTAAGCCAGTACGACATCGCCTCCCTTTTCGCGCGGCTCCTCCCGGAGCGCCGCTCACCGTTGGAGCAACTGCACCGCACCGCGGGCGAGGAGCTCTGCCTGAACGAGAGCGCACCTCGCGCCCGCCCGGTCTTTCCTCCAGGGCTGCGGCTGCGGCAACCCGCGCCCTCCCTGTCAGCTCCTGAGCGCGGCGCGGAGCGAATGGTGTTCGCTGATGACCTGCTCCACGCGCTCTCCGAGCAGACGGGCCTTCCCCACATCACCGAAGAGAAGCTGCAGCGGATGCCCGTCCCGGAAGAGCTGATCCGGGTGGTGCCTTTGGCGCTATGCGAGCGACTGTGCGCGGTGCCGCTGATGCAGTGGGGGCAGGCGCTCTACTGCGCGGTGTTGGACGCGCGCGACCAGCCGGTGCTCGAGGCGCTCAGACAAGCCTCTCGCTCAGGCACCGCGTACGGCATGTTCGCCACGGAGAGCGCCATCCGCCGCGCCATCCGCCGCTTCTATGGCCTGCCAGAGAACGAGGCAGGCACGCTCGAACCCTCGCTCCTGCGCGAGCGCCTCCTCCGGCTCACGGAGGGTCAATGA
- the mmsA gene encoding CoA-acylating methylmalonate-semialdehyde dehydrogenase has product MSATYVQLPETPIIGRNLVGGEWVTPAGAAMLDVRSPYTGTVIGRVPLTPAAGVAPVVEAAKKAAEGWRATALRDRTSRMFRFRMLLEQHIERLANLAASEAGKTIAEARAGLLKGIEVCDYALSVQNLDTGGALEVSRGVTCEFKREPLGVVAGIAPFNFPAMVPLWMIPTAITLGNAFILKPSEKVPLTSLLLGELMLEAGVPPGVFSIVHGGKEAVDGILEHPDIQAVGFVGSTNIARRVYAEGTARGKRVLALGGAKNHLIVVPDADPVFTPQAVVDSFTGCAGQRCMAASVMVAVGDVQHIIDEMARRAAAIEMGPGMGALIDRAAQERLEAAIARAEADGAKVLVDGRGKKPSGAAYGGGNWLGPTILDHVRPGSEAHTKELFGPLISIVRVPTLTAAIELQNSSPYGNAASVFTTNGIVAQHVVDNAKAGMVGVNVGVPVPREPFSFGGINESRFGHGDITGQGGVEFWSYLKKVTRKWTARTDGSWMS; this is encoded by the coding sequence GTGTCTGCTACTTACGTTCAGCTTCCTGAAACTCCGATCATTGGCCGCAACCTCGTGGGTGGCGAGTGGGTAACCCCCGCCGGCGCCGCGATGCTCGACGTGCGCAGTCCCTACACGGGCACCGTCATCGGCCGCGTTCCCCTGACTCCCGCCGCGGGCGTGGCGCCCGTAGTAGAGGCGGCGAAGAAGGCCGCCGAGGGCTGGCGCGCCACCGCCCTGCGTGACCGCACCTCGCGCATGTTCCGCTTCCGCATGCTGCTGGAGCAGCACATCGAGCGGCTTGCCAACCTCGCCGCCAGCGAGGCGGGAAAGACGATCGCCGAGGCGCGCGCCGGGCTGCTCAAGGGCATCGAGGTGTGTGACTACGCCCTGTCCGTCCAGAACCTGGACACGGGCGGCGCGCTCGAGGTGAGCCGCGGAGTGACTTGCGAGTTCAAGCGCGAGCCGCTCGGCGTGGTGGCTGGCATCGCTCCGTTCAACTTCCCGGCCATGGTGCCGCTGTGGATGATTCCCACCGCCATCACCCTGGGCAATGCCTTCATCCTCAAGCCCTCGGAGAAGGTGCCGCTCACCTCGCTGCTGCTGGGCGAGCTGATGCTGGAGGCGGGCGTTCCCCCCGGCGTCTTCTCCATCGTTCACGGTGGCAAGGAGGCCGTGGACGGCATCCTCGAGCACCCGGACATCCAAGCGGTGGGCTTCGTGGGCTCCACGAACATCGCCCGGCGCGTGTACGCGGAGGGCACCGCGCGCGGTAAGCGCGTGCTCGCCCTGGGCGGCGCGAAGAACCACCTCATCGTCGTGCCGGACGCGGACCCCGTGTTCACCCCGCAGGCGGTGGTGGACTCGTTCACCGGGTGCGCGGGCCAGCGCTGCATGGCCGCCAGCGTGATGGTGGCGGTGGGCGATGTGCAGCACATCATCGACGAGATGGCGCGCCGCGCCGCCGCCATCGAGATGGGCCCCGGCATGGGCGCGCTCATCGACCGCGCGGCGCAGGAGCGCCTGGAGGCCGCCATCGCCCGGGCCGAGGCGGACGGCGCCAAGGTGCTGGTGGACGGGCGCGGCAAGAAGCCCTCGGGCGCGGCGTACGGGGGCGGCAACTGGCTGGGCCCCACCATCCTGGACCACGTGCGTCCGGGCTCCGAGGCCCACACCAAGGAGCTGTTCGGCCCGCTCATCTCCATCGTGCGCGTGCCCACGCTCACGGCGGCCATCGAGCTGCAGAACTCCTCGCCCTACGGGAACGCGGCCTCGGTCTTCACCACCAACGGCATCGTGGCTCAGCATGTGGTGGACAACGCCAAGGCGGGCATGGTGGGCGTCAACGTAGGCGTGCCCGTTCCGCGCGAGCCATTCTCCTTTGGTGGAATCAACGAGTCGCGCTTCGGCCATGGCGACATCACCGGCCAGGGTGGCGTGGAGTTCTGGAGCTACCTCAAGAAGGTGACGCGCAAGTGGACGGCGCGCACCGACGGCTCGTGGATGAGCTGA
- a CDS encoding helix-turn-helix transcriptional regulator, translating to MASSLSLDAAEQDLTFMLMEALMGSFDLSVVLKRAYGVISRMLAADHAAICIPKPGSPTEYEWLVAEMPAEFFAHYGEVASEDFVRHTMAKQPNVVLRDTEMVSSEQLKRSAFCQRSHELGMPPEHMMAVMLQVDQDWHSGFMLYRGRPTPFSDRERAVLQRLASLLASTVRNCRMMGEVQRQMGETQRQLMEAHQRRWVLEQLLSRSSSKTLVMVEPATEMMRTDGVTELLERWFAPSEFEGLLPKPLVERLRQLAGSVAPVGSQQEVWERENEGRSLRVTFIPLLAANGRRLWTLMLQEIPDAVPVPKVWQGRLTRRELQVVERLLKGWGNLTIAEDLGCTESTVKKHLQRIFDKLGADTRAMVQSMATRLDKT from the coding sequence ATGGCCAGTTCGCTGAGCCTCGACGCTGCTGAGCAAGACCTGACGTTCATGTTGATGGAGGCATTGATGGGCTCGTTTGATTTGTCGGTGGTGCTCAAGCGAGCGTATGGGGTCATCTCCCGGATGCTGGCGGCGGACCACGCGGCGATATGCATTCCCAAGCCAGGCAGCCCCACCGAATATGAATGGTTGGTGGCGGAGATGCCGGCCGAGTTCTTCGCGCACTACGGCGAGGTGGCGTCGGAGGACTTCGTTCGGCACACGATGGCCAAGCAGCCCAACGTGGTGCTGCGGGACACGGAGATGGTTTCCAGCGAGCAGTTGAAGCGCAGCGCCTTCTGCCAGCGCAGCCATGAGCTGGGGATGCCGCCGGAGCACATGATGGCGGTGATGCTGCAGGTCGATCAGGACTGGCACAGCGGCTTCATGCTGTATCGAGGTCGACCCACGCCCTTCTCGGATAGAGAAAGAGCGGTGTTGCAACGGCTGGCGTCGCTGCTGGCGAGCACCGTGCGCAACTGCCGGATGATGGGGGAGGTGCAACGCCAGATGGGAGAGACGCAGCGCCAGCTGATGGAGGCCCACCAGCGAAGGTGGGTGTTGGAGCAGCTCTTGAGCAGGAGTTCCTCCAAGACCCTGGTGATGGTGGAGCCCGCCACGGAGATGATGCGCACGGACGGAGTCACGGAGCTGCTGGAGCGGTGGTTTGCTCCGAGCGAGTTCGAGGGACTGCTGCCCAAGCCGTTGGTGGAGCGCCTGAGGCAGCTTGCGGGCAGCGTGGCGCCCGTCGGATCCCAGCAAGAGGTGTGGGAGCGCGAGAACGAGGGCCGGTCGCTGCGGGTGACGTTCATTCCCTTGTTGGCGGCGAACGGTCGGCGTTTGTGGACATTGATGCTGCAAGAGATCCCCGACGCGGTGCCGGTGCCGAAAGTCTGGCAAGGGCGGCTCACCCGGCGGGAGCTGCAGGTTGTCGAGCGCCTGCTGAAGGGCTGGGGCAACCTGACCATCGCGGAGGACCTGGGATGCACGGAGTCCACGGTGAAGAAGCACCTGCAGCGCATCTTCGACAAGCTGGGTGCGGACACGCGGGCCATGGTGCAGAGCATGGCCACCCGGCTGGATAAGACGTAA
- a CDS encoding DUF4166 domain-containing protein, translating to MLTSVPAPSLYAGMLGAHWETLPPLVRRMHEEGSATGRFVIRRGEGALSALVGWLCRFPAPGEDVPTRLSVRRERDTQCWERTFGGHALSTVQRAWEGGRMGERFGPVECVFQLSAVEGGLAYEQVGAWLCLGPWRLRMPRVLAPRVEGLATEAPGGMRVRVRIGTAFTDWLLTYEGLVRPEEQAS from the coding sequence TTGCTCACGTCCGTGCCGGCTCCCTCGCTCTATGCGGGGATGCTCGGAGCCCACTGGGAGACCCTGCCGCCCCTCGTCCGTCGCATGCACGAGGAGGGGAGCGCCACGGGGCGCTTCGTCATTCGCCGGGGCGAGGGCGCGCTGTCCGCGCTCGTGGGGTGGCTGTGCCGCTTCCCCGCCCCGGGAGAGGACGTGCCCACCCGCCTGAGCGTCCGGCGGGAGCGGGACACCCAATGCTGGGAGCGCACCTTCGGAGGCCATGCGCTCTCCACGGTGCAGCGCGCCTGGGAGGGAGGGCGGATGGGGGAGCGCTTCGGCCCCGTGGAGTGTGTCTTCCAGTTGAGCGCGGTGGAGGGGGGCCTGGCCTACGAGCAGGTGGGAGCGTGGCTCTGCCTGGGGCCCTGGCGTCTGCGGATGCCTCGGGTGCTGGCGCCCCGCGTGGAAGGCCTGGCCACCGAAGCCCCGGGAGGCATGCGCGTCCGGGTGCGGATCGGCACCGCCTTCACGGACTGGCTGCTCACCTACGAGGGCCTCGTCCGTCCCGAGGAGCAGGCGTCATGA
- a CDS encoding metallophosphoesterase, with the protein MPFRFFSFSLLIATGAVLGHLYLYRRLVRPLVRGRVPRLLAMAVLVLLSALLMYRRSLEDLFPASVAGVLAVATYTWMGLALFLVLALLFLDLTRGLVVLGKRLRVPSAPPVDEARRHFLARAVAGTAVVTGGGVAAYGRWRAFAAPEVTEISVRVPKLPKALDGLSIVQLTDIHVGPFIERRFMDELVRRANALRPDLVAITGDLVDGDVATLGGAVAALGNLKSRFGSFFVTGNHEYFSGEVAWTGFLEKLGLQVLRNRHMSVGDAGGSLDLVGVDDWSGGRRRGRPGYDLDQALMGRDPDRASVLLAHQPANFKVAAERGVDVQLSGHTHGGQLFPMTLFIGLSWEHSAGLYQHGGSHLYVSRGCGFWGPPMRVGSPPELLKLVLTT; encoded by the coding sequence ATGCCGTTCCGGTTCTTCTCCTTCTCGCTGCTCATCGCGACCGGCGCCGTGCTGGGACACCTGTACCTGTACCGGCGCCTGGTGCGGCCGCTGGTGCGAGGCCGCGTGCCCCGGCTGTTGGCGATGGCGGTGCTGGTCCTCCTGTCGGCTCTGCTGATGTACCGGCGCTCGCTGGAGGACTTATTCCCGGCAAGTGTCGCCGGCGTGCTCGCGGTGGCGACGTATACCTGGATGGGCCTGGCGCTCTTCCTGGTGCTCGCGCTCCTCTTCCTGGACCTCACTCGAGGGCTGGTGGTGCTGGGCAAACGGCTCCGTGTGCCCTCGGCGCCTCCGGTGGACGAGGCGCGGCGACACTTCCTGGCCCGGGCGGTGGCGGGCACGGCCGTGGTCACCGGGGGCGGAGTGGCCGCTTATGGGCGCTGGCGGGCCTTCGCGGCGCCCGAGGTGACGGAGATTTCGGTCCGGGTGCCGAAGTTGCCCAAGGCTTTGGACGGACTCAGCATCGTCCAGCTCACGGACATCCACGTGGGCCCGTTCATCGAGCGCCGGTTCATGGACGAGCTGGTCCGCCGAGCCAACGCGCTCCGGCCGGACCTCGTGGCGATTACCGGGGACCTGGTGGATGGGGATGTGGCGACGCTGGGTGGGGCCGTCGCGGCGCTCGGCAACCTGAAGTCTCGCTTCGGGAGCTTCTTCGTCACCGGCAACCACGAGTACTTCTCGGGGGAGGTGGCCTGGACGGGGTTCCTGGAGAAGCTGGGCCTCCAAGTGCTGCGCAACCGCCACATGAGCGTCGGGGATGCGGGCGGCTCGCTGGACCTGGTGGGCGTGGACGACTGGAGCGGCGGGAGGCGGCGCGGCAGGCCAGGCTATGACCTCGACCAGGCGCTCATGGGGCGGGATCCGGACCGTGCTTCGGTGCTGTTGGCGCACCAGCCCGCGAACTTCAAGGTCGCCGCCGAGCGAGGCGTGGATGTCCAGCTCTCCGGCCACACCCATGGCGGGCAGCTCTTTCCGATGACCCTCTTCATCGGGCTGAGCTGGGAGCACTCCGCGGGGCTCTATCAGCATGGCGGCTCGCATCTGTACGTGAGCCGGGGCTGCGGCTTCTGGGGGCCTCCCATGCGCGTGGGCAGTCCACCCGAACTCCTCAAGCTCGTGCTGACGACCTAG